In one Sulfurospirillum tamanense genomic region, the following are encoded:
- a CDS encoding ion transporter — MNQLWLARLKAVRDARWFSNLTTAIIIFYASVLGFKTLEEAAQPYGNILYVLDWIVTVYFVVELGIKMAVEEKFSDFFKNKWNVFDFVIVAVTLIPLENSSFAAIARLMRVFRILRLFTARPELKAILDMLIKAIPSIVDIVILMFIIFYIYAIIGSFLFMDMPSGLWEDFLISMLTLFRILTFEDWTDVMYETMEVYPWSWVYYVSFIIIAAFVFFNLFVAVIIGEMQKLQNAQADEERHADHETLKELLVEVKELKQLLREKNT; from the coding sequence ATGAATCAACTTTGGTTAGCACGCCTTAAGGCCGTTCGTGATGCGCGGTGGTTTTCTAATCTTACTACGGCCATAATTATTTTTTATGCTTCAGTTTTGGGTTTTAAAACCCTCGAAGAAGCCGCCCAGCCCTATGGCAATATCTTGTATGTGCTTGATTGGATTGTGACGGTCTATTTTGTGGTGGAACTTGGTATCAAGATGGCAGTCGAAGAAAAGTTCTCTGATTTTTTCAAAAACAAGTGGAATGTTTTTGATTTTGTGATTGTCGCAGTGACGCTCATTCCTTTGGAAAACAGCTCTTTTGCCGCCATTGCACGCCTTATGCGTGTCTTTCGCATTTTGCGGCTCTTCACCGCGCGCCCTGAGCTTAAGGCCATTCTTGACATGCTCATTAAAGCCATTCCCTCCATTGTTGACATCGTCATTTTGATGTTTATCATCTTTTATATCTACGCCATCATTGGTAGCTTTTTATTTATGGACATGCCCTCTGGTCTTTGGGAGGATTTTCTCATCTCTATGCTCACACTTTTTCGCATCCTAACTTTTGAGGACTGGACGGATGTGATGTACGAAACCATGGAAGTGTACCCGTGGTCGTGGGTCTATTATGTGAGTTTTATCATCATCGCAGCTTTTGTCTTTTTTAACCTTTTTGTGGCAGTCATCATCGGTGAAATGCAAAAACTTCAAAATGCACAGGCCGATGAGGAGCGTCATGCGGACCATGAAACCCTCAAAGAATTACTCGTAGAAGTCAAAGAGCTCAAACAACTGCTTCGCGAAAAAAACACCTAA